The following proteins come from a genomic window of Finegoldia magna ATCC 29328:
- a CDS encoding pyruvate, water dikinase regulatory protein — protein sequence MNKTILVISDSTGETANQVLDAVKVHFDITDVDIKKFSKINKKEQIDEILDDIKGDILIFSTIVDRELLDYLIEKTEMNESIYLVDVLSYPMLISSKFFGQQPRFDVGLNRKVDQEYLEKMEALEFAVKYDDCKDKFGILKADIILIGVSRTSKTPLSLNLAFKNYKVCNIPILPEVEVPSELYKVDNKKIIGLIIDSDKLNNIREDRMAKIGLQLGYSDDFRIEKELEYAKKIMNKIGCKIINVTDKTIDETSNEIISYIDKYK from the coding sequence ATGAATAAAACTATATTAGTTATTTCTGATTCTACAGGAGAGACAGCAAATCAAGTTTTGGATGCTGTGAAAGTTCATTTTGATATTACAGATGTTGATATAAAAAAATTCTCAAAAATTAATAAAAAAGAACAAATTGATGAAATACTAGATGATATTAAAGGAGATATATTAATATTTTCTACGATTGTAGATCGAGAATTATTAGATTACTTGATTGAAAAAACAGAAATGAATGAATCAATTTATCTAGTAGACGTTTTATCATATCCTATGCTAATTTCAAGTAAATTTTTCGGGCAACAACCTAGATTTGATGTTGGATTAAATAGAAAAGTTGACCAAGAATACCTTGAGAAAATGGAAGCATTAGAATTTGCAGTAAAATATGATGATTGTAAGGATAAATTTGGTATATTAAAAGCAGATATTATATTAATTGGGGTTTCAAGAACCTCAAAGACACCTTTAAGTTTAAATTTAGCATTTAAAAACTATAAAGTTTGTAATATTCCTATTTTACCGGAAGTTGAAGTTCCTTCAGAATTATATAAAGTAGATAATAAAAAGATTATTGGTTTAATAATTGATTCTGACAAGCTTAATAACATTAGGGAAGATAGAATGGCCAAAATTGGTTTACAATTAGGTTATTCAGATGATTTCAGGATTGAAAAAGAGCTTGAATATGCAAAAAAAATTATGAACAAAATAGGATGTAAAATAATTAATGTGACAGATAAAACAATCGATGAAACATCTAATGAAATAATTTCGTATATTGATAAATATAAGTAA
- a CDS encoding PASTA domain-containing protein, translating into MENNRYEIQRKINEDEFSTTFKAYDKKLNRYLCLKEYHDKNYFENLTNDLKYLSNLHHPNILEMYDLINSSNKCYLTYEIFDGISLDILFERKRVSESFLLDVLKKILLSLIYSENNGIFLGNLRIYNMIVDENDNFKIDIFKNFNGEHFGDSTAQLRFNITLLLEILEESNIDIVNSNLNNFYQKLRNYTFNDTQSIMKDLNEINYNKMPSSNNESIDNTIKLDLKNEHEKNMSYKIDENIFEEEIKNKKKSHNYLKYFLVYFTSVLLAFFAAAAIIFYYNSRPKAPDYVGKNLMLAVDQATANNIELVVDKSVSVDKSNYNKYVVIGQSPKVGEKLLFKKKIKVELGLEKENTMINLIGLNLKKAKKELSNLGLNVKKVRYKKSTVYDEGLIIDQSIEAGRKIQNGDFVTITVSSGKIKRKETVDDEYTPPEENERPNEDENDNSSVDNNDSNSNNNQESNNENTRKNDNSNSGE; encoded by the coding sequence GTGGAGAATAATAGATACGAAATTCAAAGAAAAATAAATGAAGACGAATTTTCTACGACATTTAAAGCATATGATAAAAAATTAAATAGATATCTTTGTTTAAAAGAATATCACGACAAAAACTATTTTGAAAATTTAACAAATGATTTAAAATACTTATCAAATCTACATCACCCAAATATTCTTGAAATGTATGATTTAATAAATTCTAGTAATAAGTGCTACTTAACTTACGAAATTTTTGATGGGATATCCCTAGATATTCTATTCGAAAGAAAAAGAGTATCGGAATCATTTCTATTAGATGTTTTAAAAAAAATATTACTTTCGCTTATTTACTCTGAAAATAATGGCATATTTTTAGGAAATTTAAGAATTTATAATATGATTGTAGATGAGAATGATAATTTCAAGATTGATATTTTCAAAAACTTTAATGGAGAACACTTTGGTGATAGTACAGCCCAATTAAGATTTAACATAACACTACTATTAGAGATTTTAGAAGAATCTAATATTGATATTGTTAATAGTAACCTAAATAATTTTTATCAAAAACTAAGAAATTACACTTTTAATGATACACAAAGTATAATGAAAGATTTAAATGAAATTAATTATAATAAAATGCCAAGTTCAAATAATGAGTCAATTGATAATACTATAAAACTAGACTTGAAAAATGAACACGAGAAAAATATGTCATATAAAATAGATGAAAATATATTCGAAGAAGAAATAAAGAATAAAAAGAAATCGCATAATTATCTCAAATATTTTTTAGTTTATTTTACATCTGTATTATTAGCTTTTTTTGCTGCAGCAGCAATTATTTTTTATTATAATTCGAGACCGAAAGCACCTGATTATGTTGGAAAAAATTTAATGCTAGCTGTTGATCAAGCTACTGCAAATAACATAGAATTGGTAGTAGATAAGTCAGTTAGTGTTGATAAGTCAAACTATAATAAATATGTTGTCATAGGACAAAGTCCTAAAGTAGGAGAAAAACTGTTATTTAAGAAAAAAATAAAAGTAGAACTTGGGTTAGAAAAAGAAAACACAATGATTAACCTAATAGGTTTAAATTTGAAAAAAGCGAAGAAAGAACTATCTAATTTAGGTTTAAATGTTAAGAAAGTTAGATACAAAAAAAGTACCGTATATGATGAAGGTCTTATTATTGACCAAAGTATTGAAGCAGGCAGAAAAATCCAGAATGGAGATTTTGTTACGATAACTGTAAGTTCTGGTAAAATAAAAAGGAAAGAAACTGTCGATGATGAATATACTCCACCAGAGGAAAATGAAAGACCTAATGAAGATGAAAATGATAATTCTAGTGTAGATAATAATGATTCTAATTCAAATAATAATCAAGAATCTAATAATGAAAATACTAGAAAAAACGACAATAGTAACAGCGGGGAATAA
- a CDS encoding PP2C family protein-serine/threonine phosphatase: MEYFSISYKGDFRDKNEDYYKNEAFKDTQIFLIADGMGGCEYGEKASEIAVEEFLICFKNHFEEELSMKDLIYGSIHHAGYKILDFSNSNNCPNNIGTTFLATIIRENTMYLFNIGDSRAYLQNEYGFYQISKDHVVKNNENLKNAITRGLGFRSMDKPDYIIKELSSDDQILMATDGFYKFIDKSNIQFILKSNLSVKEKCNKLLEDVINKSDDNITITLIKI; the protein is encoded by the coding sequence ATGGAGTATTTTTCGATTTCATATAAGGGTGATTTTAGAGATAAAAACGAAGATTACTATAAAAACGAAGCATTTAAAGATACTCAAATATTTTTAATTGCAGATGGCATGGGTGGATGTGAATATGGTGAAAAAGCATCTGAAATCGCAGTAGAAGAGTTTTTAATTTGTTTTAAAAATCACTTCGAAGAAGAACTTAGCATGAAGGATTTGATTTATGGCTCAATTCATCATGCAGGTTATAAAATTTTAGATTTTTCAAATTCAAACAATTGCCCAAACAATATAGGAACAACATTCTTAGCCACTATTATTAGAGAAAACACAATGTATCTATTTAATATTGGAGATAGTAGAGCTTATTTACAAAATGAATATGGTTTTTATCAAATTTCAAAAGATCATGTTGTAAAAAACAATGAAAATCTTAAAAATGCCATAACCAGAGGGCTTGGTTTTAGGAGTATGGATAAACCCGATTATATTATTAAGGAACTAAGCTCTGATGATCAAATACTAATGGCTACTGATGGTTTTTATAAATTTATTGATAAAAGCAATATTCAATTTATTTTGAAATCAAACTTAAGCGTAAAAGAAAAATGCAATAAATTATTAGAGGATGTAATTAATAAATCTGATGATAACATTACAATTACATTGATTAAAATATAG
- the miaB gene encoding tRNA (N6-isopentenyl adenosine(37)-C2)-methylthiotransferase MiaB produces MEENNDKLATNSYVNLFINRHEHAPTYSIITHGCQMNEHDSEKIKTLLENMGFEKSDEKLDADFIIFNTCLVRENAEMKVYGQLGALKNLKRENPDMLIAVCGCMMQTGPARDIIREKYPQVDIVFGVNNINSLPYLIDRHLSSGKLVVDIERKDDIDEDITIKRDNEYVGYVNIMTGCNNFCTYCIVPYARGREQSRSVESILSEVKRMVDQGYKDITLLGQNVNSYGKTLENPVTFTELLTKVNDVEGLERLRFLTSHPKDISDELIEAMGKLDKVCENIHLPFQAGSNSVLERMHRRYTKESYLEKVEKLKKSVKGITFSTDIIVGFPGETEEDFQDTLDVVRKVGYEQAFTFKYNRRPGTKADLFEDQVDEDVKQDRLERLLDVAYPIFYEKNKSYLGTIQEVLIEGESKNNPEVMTGRTRTFKLVNVKCDKSYIGKLVNTKIVDFNSFALTGEMVD; encoded by the coding sequence ATGGAAGAAAATAACGATAAATTAGCCACAAATTCTTATGTTAATTTATTTATAAATAGACACGAACACGCTCCAACCTATTCGATAATTACTCATGGTTGTCAAATGAATGAACATGATTCTGAAAAAATAAAAACATTATTAGAAAATATGGGATTTGAAAAATCTGATGAAAAATTAGATGCAGATTTCATAATTTTCAATACTTGCTTAGTAAGAGAAAATGCAGAGATGAAGGTTTATGGACAACTTGGAGCATTAAAAAATTTAAAAAGAGAGAATCCAGATATGCTTATAGCTGTATGTGGCTGTATGATGCAAACTGGTCCTGCGCGCGATATCATTAGAGAAAAGTATCCACAAGTGGATATAGTATTTGGAGTAAATAACATAAATTCATTACCTTATCTTATAGATAGACATCTAAGCAGTGGAAAATTAGTTGTAGATATTGAAAGAAAAGATGATATTGATGAAGACATCACTATTAAAAGAGATAATGAATATGTTGGATATGTAAATATAATGACTGGATGCAATAATTTTTGTACTTATTGCATAGTTCCATACGCAAGAGGTAGGGAGCAAAGTAGATCTGTTGAAAGTATATTATCTGAAGTGAAAAGAATGGTAGATCAAGGATATAAAGATATAACTCTACTAGGACAGAATGTAAATTCATACGGTAAAACACTTGAAAATCCTGTTACTTTTACAGAGTTATTAACGAAGGTTAATGATGTTGAAGGACTTGAGAGATTAAGATTTTTAACAAGTCATCCAAAAGATATTTCTGATGAATTAATTGAAGCAATGGGTAAATTAGATAAAGTTTGCGAAAACATTCATTTACCATTTCAAGCAGGATCAAATTCGGTTTTAGAAAGAATGCACAGAAGATATACAAAAGAATCTTACTTAGAAAAGGTAGAGAAATTAAAGAAAAGTGTAAAAGGAATTACTTTTTCAACGGATATTATAGTAGGATTTCCAGGAGAAACTGAAGAAGATTTCCAAGACACTTTAGATGTAGTTAGAAAAGTTGGTTATGAACAAGCTTTTACATTTAAATATAATAGAAGACCTGGAACAAAGGCAGATTTGTTTGAAGATCAAGTTGATGAAGATGTAAAACAAGATAGACTAGAAAGACTTTTAGATGTTGCTTATCCGATTTTTTACGAGAAAAACAAATCTTATCTTGGAACTATACAAGAAGTATTAATTGAAGGAGAAAGTAAGAATAATCCAGAAGTCATGACTGGCAGAACTAGAACATTCAAATTGGTAAATGTTAAATGTGATAAATCTTATATTGGTAAATTAGTAAATACGAAAATTGTAGATTTCAATTCTTTTGCATTAACTGGGGAAATGGTGGATTAA
- the mutS gene encoding DNA mismatch repair protein MutS: MAYTPMIKQYKEIKEQNKDCILFFRLGDFYEMFFDDALIASKELEIVLTQRDCGENKKCPMCGIPYHVSDVYINKLVSKGYKVAICEQLEDPKLVKGLVKRGIIKIYTPATVIENENSDTGNFNYLMSISKKSNEVAISYIDISTGDVSYTNTTSDDIYKIIENEISKITPKEIIFNDHEFSTNSLETIASKFSIVLTTVNNGTDSIDFINSKITYDNTNSETTNICVANLLKYVFRYQDDLVHINSSRKYYINEFMEIDSNSVINLEIQKNLYTNSKNGSLFGVLNHTKTSMGSRLLHSYLERPLMDKEEILIRQNRVEEIFEDYELLVNLENCLDGIYDLDRLIAKLSYKSANAKDLIALKVSIEKIPYLKNLLNCNKKNVQLIGEKLDDLRDIYDLIDKSIVDDPPVILTEGNLIKPNFSNELDQLRYNRVNGKNELVEYEMSEKDRLGIKNLKIVFNKKLGYFIDVTKSNLNKVGEDYEKRQTLTNSSRFKTKQLEAIESKILDSEDEIFELEYKIFEDIRKIILENLSRIKKSADLIAIIDVSNSLAKCAYLNNYIKPDINTYGLIDVLESRHPIVELSVGQSEFITNDILIGSGKNDIQLITGPNMSGKSTYLRQVALICILNQIGSFVPATKANISIVDKIFTRIGSSDNLFKGESTFMVEMKEMSNIIKYATSNSLLVLDEIGRGTSTYDGLSLAWAIVEYISKDIKAKTLFATHYHELTELEKKLDNLINMKVDIKETNDSIIFLRKITRGSTDKSYGIEVAELAGMPKTLIKRAKSILKEIDKEDTKIDLPIADFAVQNEMEDDKNIHELKDFKDEIKNINVNEITPIQSLQLLNELVIKASKLGD; encoded by the coding sequence ATGGCTTATACTCCTATGATTAAACAATATAAAGAAATAAAAGAACAAAACAAAGATTGTATATTATTTTTTAGATTAGGAGATTTTTATGAAATGTTCTTTGATGATGCTTTGATCGCATCCAAAGAGCTTGAAATTGTTTTGACACAAAGGGATTGTGGAGAAAATAAAAAATGTCCAATGTGTGGTATTCCTTATCATGTGAGTGATGTATATATTAACAAATTAGTCTCAAAAGGATATAAGGTTGCTATATGTGAGCAATTAGAAGATCCCAAATTAGTTAAAGGTCTAGTAAAAAGAGGAATAATTAAGATTTATACTCCAGCTACAGTAATAGAAAATGAAAATTCTGATACTGGAAACTTTAATTATTTGATGAGTATTTCAAAAAAATCAAATGAGGTAGCTATTTCGTATATAGATATTTCAACGGGAGATGTTTCATATACTAATACCACATCTGATGATATTTATAAAATAATTGAAAATGAGATTTCAAAAATTACTCCAAAAGAAATCATATTTAATGATCATGAGTTTTCAACTAATTCATTAGAAACAATTGCAAGTAAGTTCTCAATTGTATTGACTACTGTTAATAATGGCACTGATTCTATAGATTTCATTAATAGCAAGATAACATACGATAATACCAACAGCGAAACAACTAATATTTGTGTTGCTAATTTATTAAAATATGTGTTCAGATATCAGGATGATTTAGTTCATATCAATAGTTCTAGAAAATATTATATAAATGAATTTATGGAAATTGATTCTAATAGCGTTATTAATTTAGAAATTCAAAAAAACTTATACACTAATTCTAAAAATGGTAGTTTGTTTGGAGTATTGAATCATACAAAAACATCAATGGGATCTAGACTATTGCATAGTTATTTAGAAAGACCATTGATGGATAAAGAAGAAATTTTGATTAGACAAAATAGAGTTGAAGAAATTTTTGAAGATTATGAGTTATTAGTTAATTTAGAGAATTGCCTAGATGGTATATACGATTTGGATAGACTTATAGCGAAATTATCATATAAAAGTGCCAATGCCAAGGATTTAATTGCTTTAAAGGTCTCTATTGAAAAGATTCCATATCTGAAAAATCTTTTAAATTGTAACAAGAAAAACGTACAATTAATAGGAGAAAAATTAGATGATTTACGTGACATATACGATTTGATTGACAAATCAATAGTGGACGATCCTCCGGTAATTTTGACAGAAGGAAATCTAATAAAACCTAATTTTTCTAATGAATTAGATCAATTGCGTTATAACAGGGTGAATGGAAAAAATGAATTAGTAGAATACGAAATGTCTGAAAAAGACAGGTTAGGGATAAAGAATCTAAAAATTGTTTTTAATAAAAAACTTGGATATTTTATCGATGTTACTAAATCTAACTTAAATAAGGTTGGAGAAGATTACGAAAAAAGACAAACGTTGACTAATTCATCAAGGTTTAAGACAAAACAATTAGAAGCTATAGAATCAAAAATATTAGATTCTGAGGATGAGATTTTTGAACTAGAATATAAGATATTTGAGGACATTAGAAAAATAATTTTAGAAAATTTATCGAGAATAAAAAAATCTGCAGATTTGATTGCAATTATTGATGTTTCAAATTCGCTAGCTAAATGTGCGTACTTGAATAATTATATTAAGCCTGATATTAATACTTACGGGTTAATTGATGTTTTAGAATCTAGACATCCAATTGTAGAGCTAAGCGTAGGTCAATCTGAATTTATAACTAATGATATACTAATAGGATCTGGGAAAAATGATATACAGCTAATTACAGGGCCTAATATGAGTGGGAAATCAACGTATCTTAGACAGGTCGCCTTAATTTGCATATTAAATCAAATAGGATCATTCGTACCTGCTACCAAGGCAAATATTTCTATTGTGGACAAGATTTTTACAAGAATTGGTTCTAGTGATAACCTATTTAAAGGTGAATCTACTTTCATGGTTGAAATGAAAGAAATGAGCAATATTATTAAATATGCAACTTCAAATAGTTTATTAGTTTTAGATGAAATAGGTCGAGGTACATCAACATATGATGGATTAAGCTTGGCATGGGCTATAGTTGAATATATTTCAAAGGATATAAAAGCAAAAACATTATTTGCTACTCATTACCATGAACTAACAGAATTAGAGAAAAAATTAGATAATCTTATTAATATGAAAGTGGATATTAAAGAAACTAATGATTCTATTATTTTCTTGAGAAAAATTACTAGAGGTTCAACTGATAAAAGTTATGGTATTGAAGTAGCTGAATTAGCTGGAATGCCAAAGACTCTGATAAAACGTGCAAAATCAATCTTAAAAGAAATAGACAAAGAAGATACTAAAATTGATTTACCAATTGCTGATTTTGCAGTTCAAAATGAAATGGAAGATGATAAGAATATTCATGAATTGAAAGACTTTAAGGATGAAATTAAAAATATTAATGTAAATGAGATTACTCCAATACAGTCTCTACAACTATTAAATGAGCTAGTTATTAAAGCTTCAAAATTAGGTGATTAA